A portion of the Apus apus isolate bApuApu2 chromosome 3, bApuApu2.pri.cur, whole genome shotgun sequence genome contains these proteins:
- the RNF146 gene encoding E3 ubiquitin-protein ligase RNF146 isoform X1, which yields MSYFNLRMAGCGEIDHSINMLPTNRKTNESCANTAPSLTVPECAICLQTCVHPVSLPCKHVFCYLCVKGASWLGKRCALCRQEIPEDFLDKPTLLSPEELKAASRGNGEYAWYYEGRNGWWQYDERTSRELEDAFSKGKKSTEMLIAGFLYVADLENMVQYRRNEHGRRRKIKRDIIDIPKKGVAGLRLDCDANTANLARESSADGADSTPTPGAAAMQPLASISPRPLPSLDGQLVSPSTPSPDASNSLENSFAHLQINGDSMAERSHRGEGEEDQESLSSGRVPAPDTSVEETESDASSDSEDVSAHLQQRLSSVQQRHLNANASQSGVDRPVAGGGVVNSSVRSRRPDGQCTVTEV from the coding sequence GATGGCTGGCTGTGGTGAAATCGATCATTCAATCAACATGCTTCCCACAAACAGGAAGACAAATGAGTCCTGTGCTAACACAGCACCTTCCCTGACAGTCCCTGAATGTGCTATCTGTCTGCAAACATGTGTCCATCCAGTAAGCCTGCCTTGTAAACATGTTTTCTGTTATCTGTGTGTGAAGGGAGCTTCTTGGCTTGGGAAACGATGTGCACTGTGCCGGCAGGAGATTCCAGAGGATTTTCTTGACAAGCCAACCTTATTGTCACCAGAAGAACTCAAAGCAGCAAGCAGAGGCAATGGAGAATACGCTTGGTACTATGAAGGTAGAAATGGTTGGTGGCAGTATGATGAACGTACCAGTAGAGAGCTGGAAGATGCCTTTTCCAAGGGTAAAAAGAGCACTGAAATGCTAATTGCTGGGTTTTTATATGTAGCGGATCTTGAAAATATGGTTCAGTACAGGAGAAATGAGCACGGACGCCGCAGAAAAATAAAACGGGACATAATAGATATACCAAAGAAGGGAGTGGCTGGGCTGAGGTTGGACTGTGATGCTAACACTGCCAACCTGGCAAGGGAGAGCTCTGCTGATGGTGCAGACAGCACACCCacaccaggggctgcagccatGCAGCCTCTAGCATCCATTTCTCCTAGGCCCCTGCCATCACTAGATGGTCAGCTGGTGAGTCCTTCAACACCATCACCAGATGCAAGCAATTCTCTCGAGAACTCTTTTGCCCACTTACAAATAAATGGAGACAGTATGGCTGAAAGGAGTcacagaggagaaggagaagaagacCAAGAATCTTTATCTTCTGGTAGGGTGCCAGCCCCTGACACCTCTGTTGAGGAAACAGAGTCAGATGCTAGCAGCGACAGTGAGGATGTGTCTGCCCACCTTCAGCAGCGCCTGTCCTCTGTCCAGCAGAGACACTTGAATGCAAATGCAAGCCAGTCAGGAGTGGATAGACCAGTGGCTGGGGGCGGGGTGGTAAACTCAAGTGTGAGATCTAGAAGGCCAGATGGACAGTGCACAGTCACTGAAGTTTAA
- the RNF146 gene encoding E3 ubiquitin-protein ligase RNF146 isoform X2: protein MAGCGEIDHSINMLPTNRKTNESCANTAPSLTVPECAICLQTCVHPVSLPCKHVFCYLCVKGASWLGKRCALCRQEIPEDFLDKPTLLSPEELKAASRGNGEYAWYYEGRNGWWQYDERTSRELEDAFSKGKKSTEMLIAGFLYVADLENMVQYRRNEHGRRRKIKRDIIDIPKKGVAGLRLDCDANTANLARESSADGADSTPTPGAAAMQPLASISPRPLPSLDGQLVSPSTPSPDASNSLENSFAHLQINGDSMAERSHRGEGEEDQESLSSGRVPAPDTSVEETESDASSDSEDVSAHLQQRLSSVQQRHLNANASQSGVDRPVAGGGVVNSSVRSRRPDGQCTVTEV, encoded by the coding sequence ATGGCTGGCTGTGGTGAAATCGATCATTCAATCAACATGCTTCCCACAAACAGGAAGACAAATGAGTCCTGTGCTAACACAGCACCTTCCCTGACAGTCCCTGAATGTGCTATCTGTCTGCAAACATGTGTCCATCCAGTAAGCCTGCCTTGTAAACATGTTTTCTGTTATCTGTGTGTGAAGGGAGCTTCTTGGCTTGGGAAACGATGTGCACTGTGCCGGCAGGAGATTCCAGAGGATTTTCTTGACAAGCCAACCTTATTGTCACCAGAAGAACTCAAAGCAGCAAGCAGAGGCAATGGAGAATACGCTTGGTACTATGAAGGTAGAAATGGTTGGTGGCAGTATGATGAACGTACCAGTAGAGAGCTGGAAGATGCCTTTTCCAAGGGTAAAAAGAGCACTGAAATGCTAATTGCTGGGTTTTTATATGTAGCGGATCTTGAAAATATGGTTCAGTACAGGAGAAATGAGCACGGACGCCGCAGAAAAATAAAACGGGACATAATAGATATACCAAAGAAGGGAGTGGCTGGGCTGAGGTTGGACTGTGATGCTAACACTGCCAACCTGGCAAGGGAGAGCTCTGCTGATGGTGCAGACAGCACACCCacaccaggggctgcagccatGCAGCCTCTAGCATCCATTTCTCCTAGGCCCCTGCCATCACTAGATGGTCAGCTGGTGAGTCCTTCAACACCATCACCAGATGCAAGCAATTCTCTCGAGAACTCTTTTGCCCACTTACAAATAAATGGAGACAGTATGGCTGAAAGGAGTcacagaggagaaggagaagaagacCAAGAATCTTTATCTTCTGGTAGGGTGCCAGCCCCTGACACCTCTGTTGAGGAAACAGAGTCAGATGCTAGCAGCGACAGTGAGGATGTGTCTGCCCACCTTCAGCAGCGCCTGTCCTCTGTCCAGCAGAGACACTTGAATGCAAATGCAAGCCAGTCAGGAGTGGATAGACCAGTGGCTGGGGGCGGGGTGGTAAACTCAAGTGTGAGATCTAGAAGGCCAGATGGACAGTGCACAGTCACTGAAGTTTAA